One window of the Runella slithyformis DSM 19594 genome contains the following:
- a CDS encoding phytoene desaturase family protein has protein sequence MSIIYSFFIKPFFPLDSLSLKSNHTLKKVIVIGAGFAGLSAATRLADKGFNVTILEKNTSPGGRARVFKAEGFTFDMGPSWYWMPDIFETYFGKFGKKPSDYYQLVRLDPSYAVIFDRETTVSIPAGIEPLKQLFERIEPGSGERLDAFLKQAAYKYDVGINKFVWKPSRSIMEFVSLKLLYDLSRLDVLQPFAEHIRKFFKDPKLLQLMEFPILFLGATSENTPAMYSLMNYAEITMGTWYPMGGMHEIVKGMVALAEEKGVKIKLNQNVTKIEVTGRLAKTVITDTETFEADIVVAGADYHHVDSKLLGQYRNYSENYWNKRTLAPSSLLYYLGVNKRLPKLQHHNLFFDEDLSQHAYEIYTEPQWPSKPLFYVSAPSVTDPTVAPKGSENLFILIPVAPGLTNDTDEIRERYFNLVMDRLEAYVGEPIRPHIVYKRTFAHRDFQADYNAFKGNAYGLANTLLQTAFLKPTLKNKKVRNLFYTGQLTVPGPGVPPSLISGLVVADEVTKEFGTDR, from the coding sequence ATGAGCATTATTTACTCATTTTTTATCAAACCCTTCTTCCCTCTTGACAGTTTATCATTAAAATCTAATCATACGTTGAAAAAAGTAATTGTTATTGGGGCAGGTTTTGCGGGTCTTTCCGCTGCTACCCGTTTGGCCGACAAAGGGTTTAATGTTACCATTTTAGAAAAAAATACTTCTCCCGGCGGACGGGCGCGGGTGTTTAAAGCCGAAGGGTTCACCTTTGATATGGGTCCCAGTTGGTATTGGATGCCCGACATATTTGAAACGTACTTCGGCAAATTCGGCAAAAAACCGTCGGATTATTATCAACTTGTACGACTTGACCCTTCCTACGCTGTCATTTTTGACCGGGAAACGACCGTTTCCATTCCGGCGGGAATTGAACCGCTCAAACAGCTTTTTGAACGCATTGAACCGGGCAGCGGTGAGCGTTTGGACGCGTTTCTGAAACAGGCGGCCTATAAATACGACGTAGGTATAAACAAGTTTGTGTGGAAACCCAGCCGCAGTATCATGGAGTTTGTCAGTCTAAAATTGCTGTATGACTTAAGTCGTCTGGATGTATTGCAGCCCTTTGCCGAACACATTCGTAAGTTTTTTAAAGACCCCAAACTCCTGCAACTGATGGAATTTCCCATTCTTTTTTTGGGCGCTACGTCAGAGAATACCCCCGCCATGTACAGTCTCATGAACTACGCCGAAATCACCATGGGCACGTGGTATCCCATGGGTGGAATGCACGAAATCGTCAAAGGAATGGTGGCCTTGGCCGAAGAAAAAGGGGTGAAGATCAAACTGAATCAAAATGTGACAAAAATTGAGGTGACAGGTCGGCTCGCTAAGACAGTAATCACCGATACCGAAACCTTTGAGGCAGACATCGTGGTTGCAGGTGCCGATTATCACCACGTTGATTCAAAACTGTTGGGCCAATACCGAAACTATTCCGAGAACTATTGGAACAAACGAACCCTGGCGCCTTCATCTCTTTTGTATTATTTGGGCGTGAATAAAAGGCTGCCCAAGCTTCAGCACCATAATCTATTTTTTGACGAAGACCTGTCTCAGCACGCATACGAAATCTACACCGAGCCGCAATGGCCAAGCAAGCCGCTTTTTTACGTTTCGGCACCTTCCGTAACCGACCCGACCGTTGCCCCGAAGGGCTCCGAAAATCTCTTTATTCTGATTCCGGTCGCTCCGGGCCTAACCAACGACACCGACGAAATCCGCGAGCGCTATTTTAACCTAGTGATGGATCGATTGGAAGCCTACGTAGGAGAGCCGATACGCCCGCATATTGTATATAAACGTACCTTTGCACACCGGGATTTTCAGGCAGATTATAATGCCTTCAAAGGGAATGCGTATGGTTTGGCCAATACCCTCCTGCAAACGGCGTTTCTGAAACCAACCCTAAAAAACAAAAAGGTCCGAAATCTGTTTTATACAGGACAGCTTACCGTTCCCGGCCCCGGGGTACCCCCTTCCCTGATTTCCGGATTGGTAGTGGCCGACGAAGTAACCAAAGAGTTCGGCACTGACCGGTAG
- a CDS encoding CocE/NonD family hydrolase, producing the protein MKKISLLIIIGLYASLRTYAQEDILKKLQTIAVIDQKVMMPMRDGVRLATDIYRPKTDKPVPVIFSKTPYNFNAWGNGEQRNGTYQQALDAIAHGYALVVQNERGRFFSEGVWDILGTPVTDGYDAFSWLTKQAWCNGKIGTLGCSSTAEWQMAVAALDHPSHAAMVPQSFGAGVGKVGEFWEQGNWYRGGVQQMLFTAWLYGTQNDAIRPQFPKTATQEELVRASRYFDLATEMPPVDWSKGLRHLPVQDIIKNVNGQTGVYDKMIVRKPNDPEWFKGGLYHDNMPFGVPSFWFVSWYDVSSAPNLALYNHVRKNAADPQVRDNQYLVIAPTLHCAYKRATENTIVGERSMGDARLNYDEQIYAWFDLWLKGDANDFKKKTPKVQYFTMGSNKWQSSDTWPPANVEMTTYYLTSGGKANSLYGDGKLTTAAPAKEAKVDGFAYDPMFPVPSYGGNVCCTGTAVQGGAFDQHQMETRHDILVYTTEPFKDGAELSGSIETTLYVGSDAKDTDFTVKLIDVYPDGRAYNLDETILRARYREGFDKEVMMEKGKVYKLTLSPMVTSNYFAPGHSLRVEVSSSNFPRFERNLNTGGKNFDEKTGVVANNQIYHSAAYPSAIRVPLVKVK; encoded by the coding sequence ATGAAAAAAATATCCTTATTAATTATTATCGGGCTCTATGCCTCCCTGAGGACTTACGCGCAGGAAGATATATTAAAAAAATTACAGACAATTGCGGTCATTGACCAAAAAGTAATGATGCCGATGCGCGACGGCGTCCGCCTGGCAACGGATATTTATCGTCCCAAAACGGATAAGCCCGTTCCGGTGATCTTTTCCAAAACGCCCTATAATTTCAATGCCTGGGGCAACGGTGAACAGCGAAACGGAACCTATCAGCAGGCACTGGACGCCATAGCGCATGGGTATGCGCTGGTGGTACAAAATGAACGCGGACGTTTTTTCTCGGAAGGGGTATGGGATATTTTGGGTACCCCCGTCACCGATGGCTACGATGCCTTTTCGTGGCTCACGAAGCAGGCATGGTGCAATGGAAAAATCGGTACGCTGGGCTGCTCTTCTACGGCGGAGTGGCAAATGGCCGTCGCTGCACTCGATCACCCTTCGCATGCCGCGATGGTGCCGCAGAGTTTTGGTGCCGGTGTGGGTAAAGTAGGGGAGTTTTGGGAACAGGGCAACTGGTACCGTGGCGGTGTGCAGCAAATGCTGTTTACGGCGTGGCTGTACGGGACCCAAAACGATGCCATTCGTCCGCAATTTCCTAAAACTGCCACGCAGGAGGAGTTGGTGCGGGCTTCGCGCTACTTTGACCTGGCTACCGAAATGCCGCCCGTTGATTGGTCAAAGGGCCTGCGTCATCTTCCCGTGCAGGATATCATTAAAAATGTGAACGGACAAACAGGCGTTTATGATAAAATGATCGTGCGCAAACCCAATGATCCGGAATGGTTCAAAGGAGGCCTGTATCACGATAACATGCCCTTCGGAGTACCGAGTTTTTGGTTTGTGTCCTGGTACGATGTATCGAGCGCGCCCAATCTTGCGCTGTATAATCACGTTCGTAAAAACGCCGCCGACCCACAGGTACGCGATAATCAATATCTGGTCATTGCGCCTACGCTGCACTGCGCTTATAAGCGTGCCACTGAAAATACCATCGTGGGGGAGCGCAGCATGGGCGATGCCCGCCTCAACTACGACGAGCAGATCTACGCATGGTTTGACCTTTGGCTGAAAGGGGATGCCAATGATTTTAAAAAGAAAACGCCTAAAGTTCAGTATTTTACGATGGGGTCCAATAAATGGCAGTCCTCGGATACCTGGCCGCCTGCCAACGTTGAAATGACCACCTATTATCTCACAAGCGGCGGCAAAGCCAACAGTCTCTACGGCGATGGCAAACTCACAACCGCCGCGCCGGCCAAAGAGGCGAAAGTGGATGGGTTTGCGTATGACCCCATGTTTCCGGTCCCTTCCTATGGCGGCAATGTGTGCTGTACCGGAACGGCCGTGCAGGGAGGAGCGTTTGACCAGCATCAGATGGAAACGCGTCATGATATTTTGGTTTACACCACCGAGCCCTTTAAAGACGGTGCCGAACTGTCGGGCTCGATCGAAACGACGCTGTACGTAGGCTCAGATGCAAAAGACACTGATTTTACGGTAAAACTCATTGATGTTTACCCCGACGGACGTGCGTATAATCTGGATGAAACCATTCTGCGGGCCCGCTACCGCGAGGGATTTGATAAAGAGGTCATGATGGAAAAAGGTAAGGTCTATAAACTTACGCTGAGCCCGATGGTAACTTCCAACTACTTTGCGCCGGGGCATAGCCTTCGGGTGGAAGTATCAAGCAGTAACTTTCCGCGTTTTGAGCGTAACCTTAATACGGGAGGAAAGAATTTCGACGAAAAAACGGGCGTAGTCGCCAATAACCAAATTTACCATTCGGCGGCTTATCCGTCGGCTATTCGTGTGCCGTTGGTGAAAGTTAAATAA
- a CDS encoding SusC/RagA family TonB-linked outer membrane protein: MKKTLQPHGRFGRVLRSSAATIILSFSCLQLTYAAPDRDLLEKKTNARLEDKAADKTISGKVTDDTNSPLPGVSIVLKGTQRGTVTDGNGLYKLEVPNNATLIFSYVGYLPQEIVVGNQTSINLTLRPDSKVLEEIVVIGYGTLKKTDLTGAVGSVKAEQLMERPAPSLAQQLSGRLAGVQVNTNSGRPGGRTTIRVRGFSSINSSNNPLYVVDGVMMPQGTQTQFTSAIDYINPNDIVSVEVLKDASSTAIYGARGANGVILVTTKKGKAGEGTVTYNADFSVNTIGPNRPQVLNAKEYMAVEELAWANMAKYDPVGWAAGRFANLNPKLRRVDPRVWNPDGSNKFDTDWFKETSQNKLSQNHQLGFSGGNERTQYNLSLGYRDDQGLIKTSYMKRYSTRFTIDDQVKKWLKIGGTLSYNNQSENIVDQNDAVARQIVEDFPFLPVKYEDGTFANNRDYPLAEGTFSSVHRLMGRKFIVNNQTTLGSLYSNVNLAKGLEMRTVLGVNVQTQEVNQSQTRTLNIGGNGNASTTNNRETFWSLENYLTYNKQIGDKHSINALAGLSWQETNTFGIGASVNNFATDYFGFNNLGAGATNPTVSSGASRFAFNSYFGRVNYTLSNKYLVTLTGRIDGSSKFGNNHKYAVFPSGALAWRVSEEDFLKGNSIISNLKLRTSYGLTGNSEIPPYASLSLLSSNYATVYNDGRVAGTGLQRLANPDLRWEKTAQTDAGIELGLFGGRISLEADYYYRLTTDMLLDAPVPQTSGYATIRRNVGSMYNRGFEFALNTINIDRGGFQWNTNFNISFNRNKVLSLATPSDIFNVGGPNFTNPTNVIRIGEPVGSFWGLTRLGVWSEAEREEAARFTSYRNGLTILPGDIKYLDVNGDRAITDADRSIIGNGSPKYWGAMTNTLRYNNFDLTFEMQFSYGNDVMMMNLHASEDRQNLANSYTSVLNSWTPQNQNSMLQEIRDTRAGYVTNVDSHWIKDGSFLRGRNLLLGYTFPSNVTSKLKMSRLRVYASAQNFFLLVKDKIVGDPEVTPTNQGNANSAFSQGMIWHNYPKPTTFMIGLQVGL; the protein is encoded by the coding sequence ATGAAAAAAACCTTACAACCGCATGGCCGGTTCGGCAGGGTGTTGCGCTCTTCTGCGGCAACGATCATTCTGTCATTTTCCTGCCTCCAGTTAACGTACGCCGCTCCGGATCGAGATTTGCTCGAAAAAAAAACCAACGCTCGCCTGGAAGATAAGGCAGCCGACAAAACAATTTCGGGAAAAGTAACCGATGATACCAACAGCCCGCTGCCGGGTGTGAGTATTGTTTTGAAGGGCACGCAACGGGGTACCGTAACCGACGGTAACGGACTCTACAAATTGGAAGTCCCTAACAATGCCACGCTTATTTTCTCTTATGTGGGTTATTTGCCGCAGGAAATTGTTGTTGGCAATCAAACTTCCATCAACCTTACCCTTCGGCCCGACAGCAAAGTATTGGAAGAAATTGTGGTAATCGGATACGGTACCCTCAAAAAGACAGATTTGACCGGTGCTGTGGGTAGCGTCAAGGCAGAGCAATTGATGGAACGCCCCGCTCCCTCACTTGCCCAACAACTATCCGGCAGGCTGGCAGGCGTACAGGTAAATACCAATTCCGGCCGTCCGGGCGGAAGGACTACCATTCGGGTACGCGGGTTCAGCTCTATCAACTCTTCCAACAACCCATTGTACGTAGTCGATGGGGTCATGATGCCGCAGGGAACACAAACGCAATTTACCTCGGCCATTGACTACATTAACCCCAACGACATTGTATCGGTAGAAGTGCTGAAAGATGCTTCTTCTACAGCGATCTATGGAGCGCGCGGTGCCAACGGGGTTATCCTTGTAACCACCAAAAAAGGAAAAGCGGGCGAAGGTACTGTCACCTACAATGCCGATTTCAGCGTAAACACCATCGGCCCCAACAGGCCACAGGTACTGAACGCCAAAGAATACATGGCCGTAGAAGAATTGGCTTGGGCCAATATGGCTAAATACGACCCTGTTGGCTGGGCAGCCGGTCGATTTGCCAACCTCAATCCAAAGTTGCGCAGAGTAGACCCCCGCGTATGGAACCCGGATGGCAGCAATAAGTTTGATACTGATTGGTTTAAAGAAACCTCCCAAAACAAGCTGTCTCAAAATCACCAATTAGGTTTTAGCGGTGGCAATGAGCGAACACAATACAATCTTTCCTTGGGCTACCGCGATGACCAAGGGCTGATTAAGACATCCTACATGAAGCGGTATTCTACCCGTTTTACGATTGATGATCAAGTAAAAAAATGGTTGAAAATAGGCGGTACATTGAGCTATAACAACCAAAGTGAAAATATTGTAGATCAAAATGACGCCGTGGCACGTCAGATTGTGGAAGACTTTCCATTTTTACCGGTAAAATATGAAGATGGCACTTTTGCCAACAACCGCGATTATCCACTTGCCGAAGGTACTTTCAGTTCTGTTCACCGTTTAATGGGTCGTAAGTTCATTGTAAACAACCAAACAACCTTGGGTAGCCTGTACTCCAACGTCAACCTCGCCAAAGGGCTGGAGATGCGTACGGTATTGGGTGTGAATGTACAAACCCAGGAGGTAAACCAATCGCAAACCCGAACACTTAATATAGGTGGTAACGGAAATGCATCCACCACCAACAATAGAGAGACTTTTTGGTCGTTGGAAAACTACCTGACCTACAACAAGCAAATCGGTGATAAGCACTCCATCAATGCCTTAGCGGGACTTTCGTGGCAGGAAACCAATACCTTTGGTATCGGTGCCAGTGTAAACAACTTTGCTACCGACTACTTTGGCTTCAACAACCTGGGCGCAGGTGCTACCAATCCTACCGTTAGTTCAGGAGCTTCACGTTTTGCCTTTAACTCTTACTTTGGCCGTGTCAATTATACATTGTCAAACAAATACTTAGTAACCCTCACAGGCCGCATCGATGGTTCATCTAAATTTGGAAATAACCACAAATATGCTGTCTTCCCATCGGGAGCTTTGGCATGGCGAGTTTCGGAAGAAGATTTCCTGAAAGGCAACTCCATTATTTCTAACCTCAAACTCAGAACGAGCTATGGTCTTACCGGAAACTCTGAAATTCCGCCTTATGCTTCGCTTTCGCTGTTGAGCTCAAACTACGCTACGGTCTATAACGACGGGCGCGTAGCCGGTACCGGTCTGCAACGTTTGGCCAACCCTGATTTGCGTTGGGAAAAAACAGCCCAAACCGATGCAGGTATTGAGTTGGGATTGTTTGGAGGAAGAATATCACTTGAGGCCGATTATTATTATCGCCTCACCACTGATATGCTTTTGGATGCCCCCGTACCACAAACCAGCGGCTATGCTACCATCCGCAGAAACGTAGGCTCAATGTATAACAGAGGCTTTGAATTTGCCTTAAATACCATCAATATTGACCGCGGCGGCTTCCAATGGAATACAAATTTCAACATTTCGTTTAACCGTAACAAGGTGCTTTCTCTGGCTACGCCCTCTGATATTTTCAACGTAGGCGGCCCCAACTTCACCAACCCAACCAACGTTATCCGTATCGGTGAGCCGGTAGGTTCTTTTTGGGGACTCACTCGTTTGGGAGTATGGAGCGAAGCAGAGCGTGAAGAAGCGGCCAGATTTACCAGCTACCGCAATGGTTTGACCATACTTCCCGGTGACATTAAGTACCTGGATGTGAATGGAGACAGGGCCATCACTGATGCCGACCGCAGTATCATTGGCAACGGAAGCCCTAAGTATTGGGGAGCCATGACCAACACGCTTCGCTACAATAATTTTGACCTGACTTTTGAGATGCAGTTCTCCTATGGTAACGACGTAATGATGATGAACCTCCACGCCAGCGAAGACCGTCAGAACCTGGCCAACAGCTACACGTCGGTATTGAATTCCTGGACGCCTCAAAACCAAAACTCAATGCTTCAGGAAATACGTGATACGCGTGCAGGTTATGTAACCAACGTGGACTCACATTGGATCAAAGACGGTTCTTTCCTGCGTGGCAGAAACCTTTTATTGGGTTATACCTTCCCAAGCAATGTTACGAGTAAGCTGAAAATGAGCCGCCTTAGAGTGTACGCTTCGGCCCAGAACTTCTTCCTTTTGGTAAAAGACAAGATTGTGGGCGATCCTGAGGTTACTCCTACCAATCAGGGAAATGCCAACAGTGCGTTTTCGCAGGGGATGATCTGGCACAACTATCCCAAGCCCACAACTTTTATGATCGGCTTACAGGTGGGTCTTTAA
- a CDS encoding RagB/SusD family nutrient uptake outer membrane protein, producing MQLLKNIGKTALVASLLLGHTGCTEFLAEQAPSNLTPESFYTIPDHAEAALASVYADLRFMGGGAGIFSSNWQLLEAMTGTSTTETAQNSDLNNLYGLVHDGNTVHVVNYWNGLYKIIAQANQVIAKVPPITPMPEAQKRKILGEARFLRASAYFTAVRLWGDIPLITNPQTASSEDFFPKRSPQEDIYKLIVEDLLAAEAAGLAWMDQSGRVNLAAVKSQLARVYLTMAGFPLNRGASHYKLAADKALEVITYANANPGVINLFPTYEDTRRESNKNRLEHLFMLQYNAVVASNPMDNMFPNFKPVTFNGPGGTGSTVPTLAFYNSYEPGDLRTRDQEGYFYTTYFTNGSGARFDLGAPYIFKHFNRVALGTAGVPGSRVNNLNVPQIRYAEVLLMFAEAQNEVGGPTQAAYDAFKRIRDRAQLTTPALGTYTQNSFREAVWKERWHELCYEQITWFDMVRLRKVFNERTRGFDDFVGHINLSSNQPLQAKHLLLPLGRQEMLNNPNLKPQNPGYPN from the coding sequence ATGCAATTATTAAAAAATATAGGAAAAACAGCTTTGGTAGCCTCCCTTTTGCTCGGGCATACAGGCTGTACAGAGTTTTTGGCGGAGCAAGCGCCTTCTAACCTAACCCCCGAAAGCTTTTATACCATTCCCGACCATGCCGAGGCTGCACTCGCTTCGGTATATGCCGATTTGCGTTTTATGGGTGGAGGAGCAGGTATATTTTCTTCTAACTGGCAGCTGCTGGAGGCCATGACGGGTACTTCTACCACCGAAACTGCCCAAAATTCAGACTTAAATAACCTGTATGGACTTGTTCATGACGGCAATACCGTACACGTTGTTAATTACTGGAACGGTTTGTATAAAATCATCGCACAAGCCAATCAGGTAATTGCCAAAGTGCCGCCTATTACGCCAATGCCGGAAGCCCAAAAGCGGAAAATTTTGGGAGAAGCAAGGTTTTTACGTGCATCCGCTTACTTTACGGCAGTGCGTTTGTGGGGGGATATTCCACTGATTACCAACCCCCAGACGGCTTCTTCGGAAGATTTTTTCCCTAAGCGCTCCCCACAGGAGGATATTTACAAACTGATTGTTGAGGACTTACTTGCGGCAGAAGCGGCGGGTTTGGCATGGATGGATCAGAGTGGACGTGTCAATCTGGCAGCAGTCAAATCGCAGCTTGCGCGTGTATATTTGACCATGGCAGGTTTCCCCCTCAACAGAGGCGCGTCGCATTATAAGTTGGCGGCCGATAAAGCCCTAGAGGTAATCACGTATGCCAATGCCAACCCCGGGGTAATCAACCTATTTCCTACGTATGAAGATACACGCAGAGAAAGCAATAAAAACCGTCTGGAGCACCTTTTTATGCTGCAATACAACGCCGTTGTGGCAAGTAATCCGATGGACAATATGTTCCCCAACTTTAAGCCGGTAACGTTCAACGGCCCGGGTGGAACAGGAAGTACAGTACCTACCTTGGCATTCTACAATTCGTACGAACCGGGCGATTTACGTACCAGGGATCAGGAAGGGTATTTTTATACTACCTATTTTACCAACGGCAGTGGCGCAAGGTTTGATTTGGGTGCACCCTATATTTTCAAACACTTTAACCGAGTTGCACTTGGTACCGCCGGTGTGCCCGGCTCGCGTGTAAACAACCTCAACGTACCGCAGATTCGTTATGCCGAAGTACTGCTCATGTTTGCAGAAGCACAAAACGAAGTAGGAGGCCCTACGCAGGCCGCCTACGACGCCTTCAAACGCATCCGCGACAGAGCGCAACTTACTACCCCTGCACTCGGTACATACACGCAGAATTCTTTCCGCGAAGCCGTTTGGAAAGAGCGCTGGCATGAGTTGTGCTATGAGCAAATCACTTGGTTTGACATGGTGCGCCTTCGCAAAGTGTTCAACGAAAGAACCAGAGGTTTTGACGACTTTGTCGGTCACATCAATTTGAGCTCTAACCAGCCCCTGCAGGCAAAACATTTATTACTGCCGCTTGGCAGACAGGAAATGTTGAACAACCCGAACCTGAAACCACAGAACCCGGGATATCCAAACTAG
- a CDS encoding amidohydrolase family protein: MKKNRISAVQKSYTKVPSKAIEIGPLIQTTFEKAYKAGVKIAFRTDAGVFADGKNAKEFEYMTEVGMPAMEAVKAATAVPAEILGEQNNMGSITKANMLISLPPTKIRSKISKHSKTSFL, translated from the coding sequence GTGAAAAAAAATCGTATTTCGGCGGTTCAAAAAAGCTATACCAAAGTACCTTCCAAAGCCATTGAAATCGGGCCATTGATTCAGACAACATTTGAAAAAGCGTATAAAGCAGGCGTTAAAATCGCCTTTCGTACTGATGCCGGGGTGTTTGCCGATGGCAAAAACGCCAAAGAATTTGAGTACATGACCGAAGTCGGCATGCCTGCCATGGAAGCCGTCAAGGCTGCCACGGCGGTTCCGGCCGAAATCTTAGGAGAGCAGAACAATATGGGCAGTATCACCAAAGCAAATATGCTGATATCATTACCACCGACGAAAATCCGCTCCAAAATATCAAAACACTCCAAAACGTCATTTTTGTAA